The proteins below are encoded in one region of Lactuca sativa cultivar Salinas chromosome 3, Lsat_Salinas_v11, whole genome shotgun sequence:
- the LOC111912370 gene encoding uncharacterized protein LOC111912370, protein MGLPEGGVQITTAVDINLNPKSPEFFDCEINKKVSSGDDCGEQETEQVDSDDSSVNDSSNSDGGSDEIEQREIHVDNEEKSGDAEGLRKNRNDDDAEPTEVFHPNPQLPRPEAPPGVVALDTEEAEKIQSSPLIKRSNSSPESAAAAVQIPAFGKFFREKSNSLSAAITKRLSLLTDDNDDASEKKKVSNITEFHLSGLKVTVKLKNEKEEKEQFKGRITFFSRSNCRDSTAVRSFLRDRKLRYVEINIDVYPTREKELFERTRSTAVPQIFFNEKLFGGLVALNSLRNCGLLDERMKELLCRKCPDDAPAPPVYGFDDPEEENPDEMVATVRVLRQKLPIQDRLMKMKIVKNCFSSSEMVEALIHQFDCGRKKAVEIGKQLARRHFLHHVFGENEFEDGNHFYRFLEHEPFIPRCYNFRGSTNDLEPKSATTISLKLAKIMSAILESYASEDGYHLDYLGISNSEEFRRFVNLMQELQRVDISTLSVSERLAFFLNLHNAMVIHAVISIGHPGASVIDRKSFNSDFVYVIGGSPYSLTTIINGVLRNNRRPPYTFTKPFGSGDKRLELAFPQVNPLIHFGICNGSKSSPPVRFFTPQGVESELRFAAREFLQKDGIHVDLAKRTVHLTRIFKWFSVDFGQEKEMLKWLNGYLDATKAGLLSHLSGDGGAVHVAYQDYDWSINC, encoded by the exons ATGGGGTTACCTGAGGGAGGAGTGCAAATAACAACCGCTGTTGATATCAATCTCAATCCTAAATCGCCAGAGTTTTTTGATTGTGAAATAAACAAGAAGGTATCAAGCGGCGATGATTGCGGAGAACAGGAAACAGAACAAGTTGATTCGGATGATTCTTCTGTGAATGATTCTAGTAACAGTGATGGTGGTTCCGATGAGATTGAACAGAGAGAGATCCATGTAGATAACGAAGAAAAGTCAGGCGACGCCGAGGGTCTACGAAAAAACAGAAATGACGATGATGCCGAACCGACTGAGGTATTTCATCCAAATCCACAGCTTCCGAGACCTGAAGCACCACCAGGCGTCGTTGCCCTTGACACAGAGGAGGCGGAAAAAATACAATCGTCTCCGTTAATCAAACGATCAAACTCATCGCCGGAAAGTGCCGCCGCTGCCGTACAGATACCAGCGTTTGGTAAATTCTTCCGAGAGAAGAGCAATAGCTTATCGGCGGCGATCACGAAACGATTATCGTTATTAACAGATGACAACGACGACGCTTCGGAAAAGAAGAAGGTTTCAAACATTACGGAGTTTCATTTATCGGGACTCAAAGTGACAGTAAAGCTcaaaaatgaaaaagaagaaaaagaacagTTCAAAGGACGCATCACTTTCTTTTCGCGATCAAATTGCAGAGACTCGACGGCAGTTCGATCATTTCTCAGGGATCGGAAATTACGCTACGTGGAGATCAACATAGACGTGTATCCAACCAGAGAGAAGGAGTTATTCGAACGAACCAGAAGCACCGCTGTACCTCAGATCTTTTTCAACGAGAAGCTCTTCGGCGGACTTGTGGCGTTGAATTCTCTAAGAAATTGCGGATTGCTGGATGAGAGGATGAAGGAATTGCTTTGCCGGAAGTGCCCAGACGACGCGCCCGCGCCGCCGGTGTACGGGTTTGATGACCCGGAGGAGGAAAATCCCGACGAGATGGTAGCAACCGTTAGAGTATTGCGTCAAAAGTTGCCGATTCAAGATcgtttgatgaagatgaagatcgtGAAGAACTGTTTCTCTTCGTCGGAGATGGTGGAGGCTTTAATTCACCAGTTTGACTGCGGGAGGAAGAAG GCCGTGGAGATTGGGAAGCAACTAGCAAGAAGACACTTTCTCCATCACGTGTTCGG GGAAAACGAATTTGAAGATGGAAACCATTTTTATAGATTTCTTGAACACGAGCCATTCATTCCACGATGCTATAATTTCAGGGGTTCCACAAATGACCTGGAGCCAAAATCTGCTACAACAATTAGCCTAAAACTTGCCAAGATAATGTCAGCAATACTTGAATCCTATGCCTCTGAAGATGGTTACCATCTTGATTATTTGGGTATTAGCAACAGCGAGGAATTCCGGag ATTTGTAAACTTGATGCAAGAACTTCAAAGGGTGGATATATCGACACTTTCGGTTTCTGAGAGGCTTGCTTTCTTTCTTAACCTACACAATGCGATGGTGATCCATGCGGTTATCAGTATCGGGCATCCTGGGGCTTCTGTAATCGATAGGAAATCCTTCAATTCGGATTTTGTTTATGTGATTGGTGGCTCTCCATATTCGCTTACAACAATTATAAATGGTGTTCTTAGAAATAACCGAAGACCACCTTACACGTTTACAAAACCTTTTGGTTCTGGCGACAAGCGTTTAGAG TTGGCATTCCCACAAGTGAATCCGTTGATTCATTTCGGTATCTGTAACGGGTCGAAATCAAGCCCGCCCGTGAGATTCTTCACCCCACAAGGGGTAGAATCGGAATTAAGATTTGCCGCACGTGAGTTTCTACAGAAGGATGGAATCCACGTGGATCTGGCCAAGAGAACAGTGCACCTCACTCGTATCTTCAAGTG GTTTAGTGTTGATTTTGGGCAAGAAAAGGAGATGTTGAAATGGCTAAACGGGTACTTGGATGCAACCAAGGCGGGGCTGTTGTCGCATCTTTCAGGTGACGGTGGTGCT